The following are encoded in a window of Roseimaritima ulvae genomic DNA:
- a CDS encoding cytochrome c, which translates to MNLRSSLCIAVLAIPALLGCSSETPSAPLRYEPNLVQAYKYELTEGLPMQQVLDDANWAVQEMFGTAVEPKLPEFILEDEDLASVISVDNLKTGQTLYKEKLCITCHGMSGDGRGVNASLSTPYPRDYRMGVFKFKSTKRSAKPTRDDLAKLIRHGIPGTTMTALPGTEGLSEEQIQEQVDALVDYVIYLSWRGELERALIDDVILEDINVAEGERLLNPAFKDSENEEEAEEFEELWGYAVDHAIEIAEDWLDAEDDVVEVELPEDIPVPANLAEFKSMMAGEQAEALTASVKRGGELFRGKIAACNKCHGNEGKGDGQTADYDDWTKDWTVRVNLKPDDRDALIPLLARGALEPKNIQPRNFAEGVFHGGSTPQDLYRRITVGIAGTPMPAVTFVPGEFEKQDVWHLINFVRSLGKDSEAAE; encoded by the coding sequence ATGAATTTGCGTTCCAGCCTTTGCATCGCGGTCTTGGCGATCCCGGCTCTGCTGGGTTGCAGCAGCGAAACGCCCAGCGCTCCTCTTCGCTACGAGCCCAACCTGGTTCAAGCTTACAAATACGAGCTGACCGAAGGTCTGCCGATGCAGCAGGTGCTGGACGATGCCAACTGGGCCGTCCAAGAGATGTTTGGCACCGCGGTAGAGCCCAAGTTGCCGGAGTTCATTCTCGAGGACGAAGATCTGGCCAGCGTGATTTCGGTCGACAATCTGAAGACCGGGCAAACGCTGTACAAAGAAAAACTGTGCATCACCTGCCATGGCATGAGCGGCGATGGACGCGGCGTCAACGCCAGCTTGTCCACTCCCTACCCGCGGGACTACCGCATGGGCGTGTTCAAATTCAAGAGCACCAAGCGGTCCGCCAAACCCACTCGCGATGACTTGGCGAAACTCATCCGGCATGGCATCCCCGGCACCACCATGACCGCCCTGCCCGGCACCGAAGGGCTGAGTGAGGAACAGATCCAAGAACAGGTCGACGCCCTGGTCGATTACGTGATCTACCTGTCTTGGCGTGGCGAACTGGAACGCGCCTTGATCGACGACGTGATCCTGGAAGACATCAACGTGGCCGAAGGCGAACGGCTACTCAATCCGGCTTTTAAAGATTCCGAAAACGAAGAGGAAGCCGAAGAATTCGAGGAACTCTGGGGATACGCGGTCGACCACGCCATCGAAATCGCCGAAGACTGGCTGGACGCCGAAGACGATGTGGTCGAAGTCGAATTGCCCGAAGACATCCCCGTGCCGGCCAACCTGGCGGAATTCAAATCCATGATGGCCGGCGAGCAGGCCGAAGCCCTGACGGCCTCGGTCAAACGGGGCGGCGAATTGTTCCGCGGCAAAATCGCGGCCTGCAACAAATGCCACGGCAACGAGGGCAAAGGCGACGGGCAAACCGCCGACTACGACGACTGGACCAAAGACTGGACCGTGCGGGTGAACCTCAAACCCGATGATCGCGACGCCTTGATCCCGCTGCTGGCCCGCGGGGCGCTGGAACCCAAGAACATCCAGCCGCGGAACTTTGCCGAAGGCGTATTCCACGGCGGCTCGACGCCCCAAGACCTGTACCGCCGGATCACCGTCGGCATCGCCGGCACCCCCATGCCCGCGGTCACCTTCGTGCCCGGCGAATTCGAAAAACAGGACGTTTGGCATTTGATCAACTTCGTGCGGTCGCTGGGCAAAGACAGCGAAGCGGCTGAGTAG
- a CDS encoding Lpg1974 family pore-forming outer membrane protein produces the protein MSISLISRLGRGVAAAGLALVGGAIATTGTLSYANDELPPGMAAELDNDAYQRVIAEHLQSSGEVQPTSHQSGYVEGGYVDSGYGTQYAESSRKPRHRRSGKRKSGSLLGGLCSSDGCPDPWWAHRHSVYGEFLYLNAGSSDLVHAIEFTGPTAADSPTGPVGIINNDPEAGFRVGASLAASNCTSLNLGYTYWSGSEADTINAQGTNVLNSQILHPSLLTTGAASLQATAVHDIDFQLVDLNYRHLWKRTQNTAINWTAGVRYGNMEQSLIAQQTIQVATGLTTVTTDIDFDGFGIHGGLDMERYSCETGLFVYGKGMASLMAGEWNANYRQVNQFGGGVVANDYEDFHATPILEGELGMGWMNNGGHIRFQLGYMMSGWYEAVSTRGYVDAVRANDLLDIGETITFSGLTTRLTVMF, from the coding sequence ATGTCCATCAGCTTAATTTCACGTTTAGGACGCGGCGTGGCCGCAGCGGGCCTGGCCTTGGTAGGCGGAGCTATCGCGACAACCGGAACTCTCAGCTACGCCAACGACGAACTGCCCCCCGGCATGGCCGCCGAACTGGACAACGACGCCTACCAACGTGTGATCGCGGAACACCTGCAAAGCAGTGGCGAAGTCCAACCGACCTCGCACCAAAGCGGCTATGTGGAAGGTGGCTATGTCGACAGCGGCTACGGCACTCAGTATGCCGAAAGCAGCCGCAAACCGCGTCACCGCCGCAGCGGCAAACGCAAGAGCGGCAGTTTGCTGGGCGGCCTATGCAGTTCGGACGGTTGCCCTGATCCCTGGTGGGCGCATCGTCATTCGGTGTACGGCGAATTCCTGTACTTGAACGCTGGCAGCAGCGACCTGGTACACGCGATCGAATTCACCGGCCCCACGGCCGCCGATTCGCCGACCGGTCCGGTGGGCATCATCAACAACGATCCCGAAGCGGGTTTTCGGGTGGGAGCTTCCCTGGCGGCCAGCAACTGCACCAGCTTGAACCTGGGCTATACCTATTGGAGCGGCAGCGAAGCCGACACGATCAACGCTCAAGGCACCAACGTGTTGAACTCGCAAATCCTGCACCCCAGCCTGCTCACCACCGGGGCGGCCAGCCTACAAGCCACGGCTGTGCATGACATTGATTTCCAACTGGTGGACCTGAACTATCGTCACCTTTGGAAGCGGACGCAGAACACCGCCATCAACTGGACCGCCGGCGTTCGCTACGGCAACATGGAACAGAGCCTGATCGCGCAGCAAACCATCCAGGTGGCCACGGGCTTGACCACCGTCACGACCGACATCGACTTTGACGGCTTCGGCATCCACGGCGGACTGGACATGGAACGCTACAGCTGCGAAACCGGCCTGTTCGTTTACGGCAAGGGCATGGCCAGCCTGATGGCCGGCGAATGGAACGCCAACTACCGTCAAGTCAATCAGTTCGGGGGCGGAGTGGTCGCCAACGACTACGAAGACTTCCACGCCACGCCGATCCTGGAAGGCGAGCTGGGCATGGGCTGGATGAACAACGGCGGCCACATCCGCTTTCAGTTGGGCTACATGATGAGCGGTTGGTACGAAGCCGTGTCGACTCGCGGCTACGTCGACGCCGTGCGAGCCAACGACCTGCTGGACATTGGCGAAACGATCACCTTCAGCGGTCTGACCACTCGCCTGACCGTCATGTTCTAG
- the thpR gene encoding RNA 2',3'-cyclic phosphodiesterase, with protein MKDIRTFIAVPMEANVQKAAKELVHALRDEGDGVRWVPLDDLHLTLKFLGDVDNTLIPRVCDVVRQCCQDTPPTELHVVGAGGFPNAQRPRVIWAGIDQGGDVLAGLVERMELAFAELGFKREPRDWMPHLTLGRTRRGGRRPQQLAERIAAHAELDLGWMEARQLRVYASYLDKHGPSYHVMDTIPLGA; from the coding sequence ATGAAAGACATTCGTACCTTTATCGCCGTCCCGATGGAAGCCAACGTCCAGAAGGCCGCCAAGGAATTAGTCCACGCCCTGCGAGACGAGGGCGATGGCGTTCGCTGGGTCCCGCTGGACGACCTACACCTAACGCTGAAATTCCTGGGGGATGTCGACAACACCCTGATTCCCCGAGTCTGCGACGTGGTCCGGCAGTGCTGTCAGGACACGCCGCCGACCGAATTACACGTCGTCGGCGCCGGCGGGTTTCCCAACGCCCAGCGTCCGCGGGTGATCTGGGCCGGCATCGATCAAGGCGGCGATGTGCTGGCCGGTTTGGTGGAACGGATGGAACTGGCCTTCGCCGAGCTGGGCTTTAAGCGGGAGCCGCGCGACTGGATGCCCCACCTGACACTGGGACGCACCCGCCGCGGCGGCCGCCGACCGCAACAGTTGGCCGAACGGATCGCGGCCCACGCCGAACTGGACCTGGGCTGGATGGAAGCCCGACAGCTCCGCGTCTACGCCAGCTATCTCGATAAACACGGCCCCAGCTACCACGTCATGGACACGATCCCGTTGGGCGCGTAG
- the tatC gene encoding twin-arginine translocase subunit TatC, with protein sequence MELPSRPKDNLFDDSTMTFGEHLEELRRALRGAVLWLAIGLGVGLIFANRLVNYVQEPLRAAILSFQADRAIARRGLDPENEQLQPLKQFLVDNSFEIETVLLVPRAVGESGKAVEDDAAEEKAAAEEKGSDPKDEKDKKDSTAKPTGTAKPDSTAKPDSTAKPEGTAKPDSKQAAAVPSEPAAEPEPEPELEELPEHIQAEQDDLQALLGSELNADVLQRQTMLRPSRAGLNAHKSEEGFMIWIKAGLMIGAVLASPMIFYHLWGFVSAGLYQHERQYVYVYLPVSVVLFAAGVCLAFFGVLYYVLSFLLTFNAGMSVDIQPRLSYYMSFVLLLPLGFGVAFQLPLVMLFLERLGMFTVEAYISSWRIAILVIAVASMILTPADVTSMVALAVPLIFLYFLGILMCKYIPRGRGLGSAALDPR encoded by the coding sequence GTGGAACTGCCAAGCCGACCTAAAGACAATTTGTTCGATGACTCGACGATGACCTTCGGCGAGCATTTGGAGGAACTGCGGCGTGCGCTGCGAGGCGCCGTGCTGTGGCTGGCGATCGGCCTGGGAGTTGGCTTGATCTTTGCCAATCGGCTGGTCAATTACGTCCAGGAACCGCTCCGCGCCGCCATCCTGTCCTTCCAAGCCGACCGCGCCATCGCGCGCCGTGGCCTGGACCCCGAGAACGAACAACTGCAGCCGCTAAAACAGTTTTTGGTTGACAATTCGTTTGAAATCGAGACCGTGCTGCTGGTGCCGAGAGCGGTGGGGGAGAGCGGCAAGGCGGTGGAGGACGATGCGGCGGAGGAGAAGGCTGCGGCGGAGGAGAAAGGAAGCGACCCAAAGGACGAAAAGGACAAAAAGGACAGCACGGCGAAGCCGACGGGTACCGCGAAGCCCGACAGCACTGCGAAGCCGGACAGCACCGCGAAGCCCGAGGGTACGGCGAAACCGGATAGCAAGCAGGCGGCTGCGGTGCCGTCCGAGCCTGCCGCCGAGCCCGAGCCGGAACCCGAGTTGGAAGAACTGCCGGAGCACATTCAGGCCGAGCAGGACGACTTGCAGGCTTTGCTCGGCAGTGAGCTGAACGCCGACGTGCTGCAGCGTCAGACCATGCTGCGGCCTTCGCGAGCGGGCTTGAATGCGCACAAGTCCGAAGAGGGTTTTATGATCTGGATCAAAGCCGGCTTGATGATCGGCGCGGTGTTGGCCAGCCCGATGATTTTTTATCACCTGTGGGGTTTTGTCTCAGCCGGTTTGTATCAGCACGAACGCCAGTATGTTTACGTCTACCTGCCGGTCAGCGTCGTGCTGTTTGCCGCCGGGGTGTGTCTGGCGTTTTTTGGCGTGCTGTATTACGTGCTCAGCTTCCTGCTGACATTTAACGCCGGGATGAGTGTCGATATTCAGCCGCGACTGAGCTACTACATGAGCTTCGTGCTGTTGTTGCCGTTGGGTTTCGGGGTCGCCTTCCAGTTGCCGCTGGTGATGTTGTTCCTGGAACGGCTGGGGATGTTTACGGTGGAAGCCTACATCAGCAGCTGGCGGATCGCGATTTTGGTGATCGCCGTGGCCTCGATGATCCTCACCCCGGCCGACGTGACCAGCATGGTTGCCTTGGCCGTGCCGCTGATCTTTTTGTACTTCCTCGGTATATTAATGTGTAAGTACATACCACGCGGTCGTGGACTCGGCAGCGCGGCACTCGATCCCCGATAG
- a CDS encoding glutamine--tRNA ligase/YqeY domain fusion protein codes for MSSASSPSEDNTPEKLNFIEVAIQQDLAAGRFSGVQTRFPPEPNGYLHIGHAKSICLNFSLAQKYGGSCNLRFDDTNPSKEETEYVDSIQDDIRWLGFQWDNLHYASDYFQQLYDWAVQLIKDGKAYVCDLNSEDTRQYRGSVTEAGRNSPYRDRSVEENLDLFARMRDGEFADGAKTLRAKIDMASPNLNLRDPVMYRIMHTHHHRTGDQWCIYPMYDWAHGQSDSLEKISFSICTLEFENHRPLYDWFCKSLQIHHPRQIEFARLNMTYTVMSKRKLLQLVSDGHVNGWDDPRLPTIVGLRRRGYTPESIRAFCDDIGVAKFNSTIDVIKLENAIRTHLNQVAQRRMAVMDPIKLTLTNWPAGKVEMMQAVNNPEDPAAGTREVPFSGSLYIDREDFREEAPRKYFRLKKGGAVRLRYAYIIDCHDVVKDDDGNITEILCTYDADTHSGGGGSTRKCKGTIHWVSAEHAGDVEVRLYDRLFTVEKPDVASSEGSFLDYLNPDSLQTTTAKVEPSLLDLPVGSNVQFERTGYFYVDPDSQPGQPVFNRTVALRDSWGKMEAKGKVN; via the coding sequence ATGTCCTCCGCCAGCAGTCCGTCAGAAGACAACACGCCCGAAAAATTAAACTTCATCGAAGTTGCCATCCAACAGGATCTGGCGGCCGGACGCTTCTCAGGGGTCCAGACCCGGTTCCCCCCCGAACCCAATGGCTACCTGCACATCGGACACGCCAAAAGCATCTGCTTGAACTTCTCGCTGGCGCAGAAGTATGGCGGCAGCTGTAACCTGCGGTTCGACGACACCAACCCCTCCAAAGAAGAAACCGAATACGTCGATTCGATCCAAGACGATATCCGCTGGTTGGGCTTTCAGTGGGACAACCTGCACTACGCCAGCGACTACTTCCAGCAACTGTACGACTGGGCCGTCCAGCTGATCAAAGACGGCAAGGCCTACGTCTGCGATCTAAATTCCGAAGACACGCGGCAGTACCGTGGATCGGTCACCGAAGCGGGGCGCAACAGCCCCTACCGCGACCGCAGCGTGGAAGAAAACCTGGACCTGTTTGCGCGGATGCGAGACGGTGAGTTTGCCGACGGCGCCAAAACCCTGCGGGCCAAGATCGACATGGCGTCGCCGAACCTAAACCTGCGGGACCCGGTGATGTACCGCATTATGCACACCCATCACCATCGCACGGGCGATCAGTGGTGCATCTATCCGATGTACGACTGGGCGCACGGCCAAAGCGACTCGCTGGAAAAGATTTCGTTCTCGATCTGCACGCTGGAGTTCGAAAACCACCGCCCGCTGTACGACTGGTTTTGCAAGAGCTTGCAGATCCATCATCCGCGGCAGATCGAATTCGCGCGGCTGAACATGACCTATACGGTGATGAGCAAACGCAAACTGCTGCAGCTCGTGAGCGACGGGCACGTCAACGGCTGGGACGATCCGCGGCTGCCCACGATCGTCGGCTTGCGTCGCCGCGGATACACGCCCGAGTCGATCCGCGCCTTCTGCGATGATATCGGCGTGGCCAAATTCAACAGCACGATCGACGTGATCAAACTGGAAAACGCCATCCGCACCCATCTGAATCAAGTCGCCCAGCGACGGATGGCGGTGATGGACCCGATCAAGTTGACGCTCACCAACTGGCCGGCCGGCAAAGTGGAAATGATGCAGGCGGTGAACAACCCCGAAGACCCCGCGGCGGGAACTCGAGAAGTCCCCTTCAGCGGCTCGCTGTACATCGACCGCGAAGATTTCCGCGAAGAAGCTCCCCGCAAATACTTCCGTTTAAAGAAAGGCGGCGCGGTGCGGCTGCGGTACGCCTATATCATCGATTGCCACGATGTGGTCAAAGACGACGACGGCAACATCACCGAAATCCTCTGCACCTACGACGCCGACACCCACAGCGGCGGCGGCGGTTCGACTCGTAAATGCAAAGGCACAATCCACTGGGTCAGTGCCGAACATGCGGGGGACGTGGAAGTGCGGTTGTACGACCGCCTGTTCACCGTGGAAAAACCCGACGTGGCCTCCAGCGAAGGATCCTTTCTGGACTACCTGAATCCCGACTCGCTGCAAACGACCACGGCCAAAGTCGAACCCTCGCTGTTGGACTTGCCGGTCGGCAGCAACGTCCAATTCGAACGCACCGGTTACTTCTATGTCGATCCCGACAGCCAACCAGGGCAGCCGGTCTTCAACCGCACTGTGGCGCTGCGTGATTCCTGGGGCAAGATGGAAGCCAAAGGCAAAGTGAACTAG
- a CDS encoding type I phosphomannose isomerase catalytic subunit produces the protein MTLYPLEFIPVMRDYLWGGRRLAETLDKPVAAGQTAAESWEVVDHGRDQSVVAAGPLAGKTLGELVQQSGDALLGRPAERFPLLLKYLDCHRDLSVQVHPDDAYAQQLDPPDLGKTEAWYIVDAQPGSKLYAGLREGVDRAALAAAMAAGRTDEVLHVIEPQPGDCVFIPAGTVHALGAGLLVAEIQQASDTTFRLFDWNRVGPDGQPRQLHIEQALDVSDYSRGPVRLQEPHAAGDGWQRLVQCDKFTLLRATGAGRFDVAATQGRPRFSILTVPQGTAEVQWRGGRLSLATGRSLLVPASCGDYTVETTAEDTTVLRVA, from the coding sequence ATGACGCTGTATCCGTTGGAATTTATTCCGGTCATGCGGGATTACCTGTGGGGGGGCCGGCGGCTGGCCGAGACCCTGGACAAGCCCGTGGCGGCCGGTCAAACGGCCGCGGAAAGCTGGGAGGTGGTCGACCACGGCAGGGACCAGAGCGTGGTCGCCGCCGGACCGCTGGCCGGCAAAACCTTGGGCGAACTGGTGCAGCAATCCGGCGATGCGCTGCTGGGCCGCCCGGCCGAGCGGTTTCCGCTGCTGCTGAAGTACCTGGACTGCCACCGCGACCTGTCCGTGCAGGTGCATCCCGACGACGCCTACGCCCAGCAGCTGGATCCCCCCGATTTGGGCAAGACCGAAGCTTGGTACATCGTCGACGCCCAGCCCGGTAGCAAACTGTACGCGGGCCTCCGCGAAGGAGTTGATCGAGCGGCTTTGGCGGCCGCGATGGCCGCCGGCCGGACCGATGAAGTGCTGCACGTGATCGAACCGCAACCCGGCGATTGCGTGTTTATCCCCGCCGGCACCGTGCACGCTCTGGGCGCGGGGCTGCTGGTCGCCGAAATCCAGCAAGCCAGCGACACCACGTTTCGATTGTTCGATTGGAACCGCGTGGGACCCGATGGACAGCCGCGGCAGTTGCACATTGAACAAGCCCTCGATGTCTCCGATTACAGCCGCGGCCCCGTCCGGTTGCAGGAGCCCCATGCGGCCGGTGACGGTTGGCAACGACTGGTCCAGTGCGACAAATTTACGCTGCTGCGAGCCACCGGAGCGGGGCGTTTTGACGTGGCGGCAACCCAAGGCCGCCCGCGATTCTCGATTTTGACCGTGCCCCAGGGAACGGCCGAAGTGCAGTGGCGCGGCGGTCGGCTGTCGCTAGCCACCGGCCGGTCGCTGTTGGTGCCCGCCAGTTGCGGCGACTACACGGTCGAAACCACCGCCGAGGATACGACCGTGCTGCGGGTCGCTTAA
- a CDS encoding pseudouridine synthase: protein MAARKKPSPSPSGSADGKQRLQRVLAAAGLGSRRQCEEYITAGRVEVDGQIVDRLGATVDPKASKIFVDGTRLHLPKPVYFVLHKPVGVVTTNRDPMGRPRVIDLIPPEHRVFPVGRLDRNSEGLILMTNDGALADQLTHPRYGVLKVYHVTVAGQVTPEAMRKMREGIYIAEGRVSVDGAKIRKARSRATDMEISLREGKNREIRRILARLGHKVQHLRRVAIGPLRLGQLPSGAYRQLGYEEIKKLKAEAEAGELRARQAGGSRSKPAGTRSASPGKRTASKGTASKRVASKRGTGKGAASKRAAAKPSPRSSSAPKLEFDLSSSTPKTGAVIGGEPSKAKPAGKPKPKAKSGSRSKTKPKPNPRSTSKPSSTSKSKPKSKSFGKAAGKSAGRKPTSRKKKG from the coding sequence ATGGCTGCTCGAAAGAAACCTTCTCCGTCTCCGTCCGGTTCTGCCGATGGCAAGCAGCGGCTGCAGCGCGTGTTGGCGGCCGCCGGGCTGGGCAGTCGACGGCAGTGCGAGGAATACATCACGGCGGGGCGTGTGGAGGTAGACGGTCAGATCGTCGATCGTCTGGGGGCTACGGTCGACCCCAAGGCCAGCAAGATTTTTGTCGATGGAACGCGGCTGCATCTGCCCAAGCCCGTGTACTTCGTGCTCCACAAACCGGTCGGCGTGGTCACCACCAACCGCGACCCGATGGGCCGACCGCGGGTGATCGATTTGATCCCGCCCGAACATCGCGTGTTCCCGGTCGGACGGCTGGACCGCAACAGCGAAGGCCTGATTCTAATGACCAACGACGGAGCGCTGGCCGACCAGCTGACCCATCCGCGGTACGGGGTATTGAAGGTCTATCACGTTACCGTCGCCGGACAGGTTACGCCCGAAGCGATGCGGAAGATGCGCGAAGGCATCTATATTGCCGAGGGGCGGGTGAGCGTCGATGGAGCCAAAATCCGCAAGGCGCGTTCGCGGGCGACCGACATGGAGATCTCGCTGCGGGAAGGTAAAAACCGCGAGATCCGCCGCATCCTGGCGCGGCTGGGGCACAAGGTCCAGCACCTCAGACGAGTAGCCATCGGTCCGCTGCGGTTGGGCCAACTGCCCAGCGGCGCCTACCGTCAGTTGGGATACGAAGAAATCAAAAAGCTGAAGGCCGAAGCCGAAGCCGGCGAACTGCGGGCCCGGCAGGCCGGTGGGTCGCGGAGCAAACCGGCCGGAACACGCTCGGCGAGCCCCGGCAAACGCACGGCCAGCAAAGGCACCGCCAGCAAACGCGTCGCCAGTAAACGCGGCACCGGTAAAGGGGCCGCCAGTAAAAGGGCCGCTGCCAAGCCGTCGCCACGAAGCAGCTCGGCGCCCAAGCTGGAGTTTGATCTGTCGTCCTCGACGCCCAAGACCGGGGCGGTGATCGGTGGCGAGCCGTCCAAGGCGAAGCCGGCCGGCAAACCGAAGCCGAAAGCCAAGTCGGGTTCGAGATCCAAAACAAAGCCCAAACCCAACCCGCGTTCCACGTCGAAGCCAAGCTCGACGTCGAAATCAAAACCAAAATCAAAATCGTTTGGAAAGGCGGCCGGCAAGTCTGCGGGTCGCAAGCCGACATCTCGCAAGAAGAAGGGTTGA
- a CDS encoding YheT family hydrolase has translation MLRTIAIPRDGINHRMPQPSGSFQPPWWMRGGHRQTIYAAIRPAPKLPYRATPIPVQTRDGDWLVLHDDAPPAWQPGQPAMLLLHGLCGCHAASYMVRLAARMNAEGIRTFRLDMRGCGAAAERSHSLTHAGRSDDVLDALDEVARLTESRQTESQQTASSPIFAVGVSLGGNQLLRAVGRVDAGEDSHGCAGIQRLQRIAAIAPPIDLAHCSKNMQRRLLRLYNWYFIRALLQRVPANVQASEAFQQLQLRRQPRPRTLRELDRLVTAPLGGFAGVDDYYTRASSAPYLNALARPTLILTSADDPIVPIETFRQTSMSTAVELSITRRGGHAGFVGRGQEEWVDDQLVEWFCGQVVQPVAAGAGAGRRG, from the coding sequence ATGTTGCGTACTATTGCCATTCCCCGCGATGGGATCAACCACCGCATGCCCCAGCCTTCCGGATCCTTTCAGCCGCCCTGGTGGATGCGCGGCGGACATCGACAAACGATTTACGCCGCCATCCGTCCCGCTCCCAAGCTGCCGTATCGAGCCACGCCGATTCCCGTGCAGACCCGCGACGGTGATTGGCTGGTGCTGCACGACGACGCTCCGCCCGCTTGGCAGCCCGGCCAGCCCGCGATGTTGCTGCTGCACGGGCTGTGCGGTTGCCACGCGGCCAGCTATATGGTACGGCTGGCCGCGCGGATGAATGCCGAAGGAATCCGCACCTTTCGGCTGGACATGCGGGGCTGCGGCGCGGCCGCCGAGCGCTCGCATTCGCTGACCCACGCCGGCCGCAGCGACGATGTGCTCGACGCCTTGGACGAAGTAGCCCGGCTAACCGAATCACGACAAACCGAATCACAACAAACCGCATCGAGCCCGATTTTCGCGGTGGGCGTTTCGTTGGGCGGCAACCAGTTGCTGCGGGCCGTGGGCCGCGTCGATGCCGGTGAGGATTCGCACGGCTGTGCCGGGATCCAACGCTTGCAGCGGATCGCGGCCATCGCCCCGCCGATCGATCTGGCCCATTGCAGCAAAAATATGCAACGTCGCTTGTTGCGGTTGTACAACTGGTATTTTATTCGCGCCCTGCTGCAACGGGTGCCCGCCAACGTGCAGGCCAGCGAAGCTTTTCAACAGCTACAGCTGCGGCGGCAACCGCGCCCGCGGACACTCCGCGAACTCGACCGCCTGGTCACCGCGCCGCTGGGCGGCTTCGCAGGCGTCGACGACTACTACACTCGGGCGTCGTCGGCGCCGTATCTAAACGCCTTGGCCAGGCCCACGTTGATCCTCACCAGCGCCGACGATCCGATCGTGCCGATCGAGACGTTTCGGCAGACTTCAATGTCTACTGCGGTGGAATTGTCGATTACGCGTCGCGGCGGCCACGCGGGTTTTGTCGGCCGCGGGCAGGAGGAATGGGTCGACGATCAGCTGGTGGAATGGTTTTGCGGGCAAGTCGTTCAACCCGTAGCCGCAGGCGCCGGCGCGGGCCGCCGCGGATGA